The genomic region CATTGTAACAAAATCGATTTTTTTGTCAACCCATGAAGGCAGGCTAACGCCGCCGATCCTCCTGTCCAAGATCCGTATTCCTACCACATGTGGTATTAAGACAAGATCACATATGACCAGATGTGCGATATGTACACAAGGAAGGATTCGTTTATCCAAATGTTCAGGAATTGTTTTCCAATATCACGATAATCATGCAACGAAATTGGTCACTGTCGTTATTATGCAGCGTTGGGCTCAGCCTTATTCCATCATTGAGACATCTTTTCTATTTCAAGTATGAACCTCTTGCGTCACGAATGCAAAACTTGGAACACACCCTATGCGTTTAGAATATGGACATCCCGGTTAATAAGGACTACACCAGAAACGAAGGAGATGTTCGATATGAGTAATTCAACTAGCGATAAAATCAAAGCAGGCGTAAACAAGGCCAAAGGCGAAGTGAAGGATCAGATCGGTAATGCAACCAATAACAGATCCCTTCAGGCTGAGGGTAAGAAAGACAAAGCCAAAGGTGCTGTACAGGATAAAATTGCCGACGTTAAAAAAGATCACTAAGATCCTTTTAATGTAAGGTCAACAGCACGATGATTTCGTGCAATAGATCGTTACAAACTAGCCTAACTGTCCGTGTTCGGATGAAATCTGAACATGAGACGGAGGCGCAAAAAAGCCAAGGAAGGTGTTACTCAATACACCCTTCCCTGGCTTTTTTTGTGCGTTCTATACGGCTGGAACTGCGTATCTTGCCATATCGATAATGAAACTGCGCGTTTCCCTTGTTGTATGGTATTCACGGCTGAACTGTCTTACCCACTCGGGATGTTCCTGATACCAACGGAAGGTTCTTTCCAATCCTTTTTCCAATGTGGTTTGAGGTAACCATCCCAATTCCGCTCGTAATCTGCCTGAATGCACGACCAGACTTGACCCTCTGGACTGGGTTGGTTCTTGCTCCCGAATCTCTACAGCAGCTAAGGATCGATCCATGGGTTTCAACATCTCCCCGATCTCCTGCATGGTTGTTCCAAGCCCTGTTGATATGTTGTAGACCTGTCCGTCTTTGCCTTTCAGCATGATCTGTTCAATGGCCCGGAGAGCATCATCTACATACAGGAAATCACGCACTGCCGATCCCTGTATATCCAGAGGCAGTCCGTCCAGTATCCGACCAAAGTTTCGGGGAATAATACGGTCTGGCAATTGCCATGGACCATAGAGGTTGGTCAAGCGAAAGAGTTTAACTGGAAGCTGGTAACATTGAGCGTAGGAGTGAGCAATCATTTCACAGGCGACTTTGGATGCGGAATAAGGCGAGACGGGGGCATAAGCATCGGATTCATGATAGACTCTGCCCCAATCACCGCCATACACTTCAACAGATGAAGCCAGCAAAACAGGGACGTGATGTTCGGTCGCATATTGTAGAATAGCCTGTGTGCTAAGTGTATTATTGCGAAAAACTTCCCCTGGCTGATGATACGAATAATCCACATGAGGCATGGCTGCCAGATGAATAATATAATCTGTTCCTGGAGGCAGATGAATCCGGTCCGATGCAAGGTCACAACAGATGAACGGCATGTCATGTAGAGGAGAGACGTGAACAAGCCTCTGACAATAATCATCCCGATCCAGAAGAGTAATTCGATGCCCCTTTTGCGCCAAATACTGTGAAAGATTAAATCCCACAAATCCAGAAGCTCCTGTAATCACAATGTTCACACACGATTCCCCCTTGCGATTTATACAACGAGTGCATTGAAGAGAGTATATGTACTGAGTATAACCTTAAAATGATACATTTTGTATCATTTTACAATTGTTTTTTGTTCGTTCTTGAGGTTATCGGTTAATTTATAGGGAGGTGATATGAGATGAATGAACGGAAACAGAATATAGAGACGTTATTCCTTCAGGAGAACGGTGTGATTCCCAATCATCCGACCCTGCCTGTGCTCTTGTATAAGAACGTATGGGCAGAAGAGGCCCTTCATGCAGAATCGTTGTTGAATCGTAATGGATGGGGAAACAGCTGGTTGAATGGTGTGTTCAATTATCATCATTATCATAGTAATGCTCATGAGGCTCTTGCTGTGGTGAGCGGATTCGTGAAACTGATTTTAGGCGGAGAAAATGGACAAAAAGTTTACCTTCAGACAGGCGACGTTGTCGTGCTTCCCGCTGGAACTGGGCATAAACGTCTGGAGTTCAGCACGGACTTTCGTATTGCCGGTGCCTATCCCGGCGGTATGAGTTACAACACACGCACAGGTGAAGAAGGGGAGCTGCGGAAGGCTCTGCAGGAAATCCGAGAGGTTCCGATCCCAGATACCGATCCGGTCTACGGGGAAGATGGACCGCTAATGGAAATCTGGAATGGGAAGAAGTCATAACAGAAATGAAAATGATGAAGAAGAACGTTATTGTACAATGCACGAGAGAAGTCGGTCCAGTATTCAAACATGAACAAATAGACTGTCCCCCGGACAAGTAGGAGAATCATGCCGGAGTACAGTCTATATGTTTTTCTTCAATCTCTAATGTATCGCACGCCAGTAACTTTTAGTTCCGCTCCTTACTCGCAAGTCGGACACCATAGGATCTCATCGCATGTGGGATACCTTCCATCTCCAGTCGGCCCTGCAGCACAAGTTGACGTATTCGATATTCAATAAATGCGTCTCCCACAGTTTGTTCTAAATATCCAAGTACTTCACCTACAACACGGGCACATATTATAAATTCATCTGATTGTCTGGTTAACGTAAGATCTCTCACCTTTTGCATAATGAAATCATCAATTCCGTCCTCGGACACGCTATGAATCTTACTATCCTTCATTATTCGCAGATGGCCTGGTTGTTTAGAGAGAAAATTCCACTCTTGCTCCATCTGCTTGCGTTCTTCTGAAGACACCGGCTCTGCATTTACACAATGGTTCCACATGACTAATAACTTCTCAGAAACAATCTCTCCTGTTCTCAAAACATCATACTCAATGTCAGGGTTATGGAATAACTCCTGATACAGTGCACTTGTCTCGATCAGATAAACAGGACTCTTCCTGTTACGCAGCAAATGAATAGCATACAGAAGACCCGTTTTCTCATGGGCGTTATTAGCATACCAAATGGTTATTCTAGTCTCTTCATCAATGGAACTCATCACGTTTTTTAATTGAATCATTTCATCTACGCCTTTGATAGCGTATTTTCCGTGTTCACTTAAATGAAGTCTCTCCAGCAACCAGAGGTGTCTACGTTGTAGAACTATCTTATCAGTGAGATCCCCCAACGGCCCTATAGCATAGTAGTCATTCATAGAATAAAAACGTCGTGCCAAGCGTCCAGGAACACTACCCATGGCAACCTTAATGCTACCCAACGGTGATTCACCAATCGCTATATGAATTTCACGCGGCTTCTGTGTATCAAGCATTTGCTGCTCAGCTTGCTTCCGATTCCTCTCCTCGCCTAACCCCTCAAAAATCCGCTGTACACTCACTGCGAAATCAACTGAATGTTCTTCTGTCTGATGACTAACTGCCATGTCCGCGCTAAAATAGAGCATACGCAATAATGATCGAAGCTCTTCTTCATTCATGCGATATAATTCTTTATCAAAATCAAAGACATTTTCAATCATACTAATCCCCCTTTAAAAAGGTTCATCTCCGGGTAATTCATAAATACCACACAAATATACCATTTTTAACCCAAACTAGGAGGAAATCGATTTGCCAGTTGGTTGATTCAGATCATTCAGCTCTTCGCCATCTGACGATGAACGGGTAAAGTGTCGCTCCAGTTTGCGGCTTGCCCACAGGGATACCGCAATGAACAGCAACACGCCTACCCAGCGTACAGGGTGCTCCAAAAATTGTTCCACATTGGAACCGATATACGTAACAGAGAAGATCATGATCGCTTTACCACAGCCCACCGCAAGCAGGAAGGATAACAAGCGCATTCGTGCGATACCTGCTGCCACATTAATAATGACAAACGGACCTACCGGGAAGATGCTCAGCAGGAAAACATAACCGAACGCGTTCCTCCGAATCCATACCATACTGCGCTGCACACGAGGTTTGCGTGCCCATCGCTCTACAAAAGCCGATTTCCCGATCTCCCGTACGATCAGAAATGTAACGGTGCAACCGAGGACCATGCCGATCCATGAATATAAAAACCCTGCCCACAGACCGTATACCGCACCGTTCACACCCACAATCAACAACGTTGGAAGTGGCGGCACAAATGATTTCATAAACGTAAGCAAAATTCCCGGTAACGGGCCCAGGGAGCGAAACTTCTCTAGCCAGAAACGAATATTTTCTTCCGTAATATAGGACATAATGTCCAATGCTGCCGGGGTCATCTGCATCCATCCAATCTATACAGTCTACGTTCTCAGGTTTGATGTTCACTATACATTTCATCATTCATATGGATGATGAAGCTTCTTTAGCAACTCCCTCCCAGTATAACGTACATCTTCGATGAACACCGTTGTCAATTTGAAGAAATTATTGCACAGCGAACTGACTTCCACTCCAATCAAAATTAAATCAAAAAAGCACACCTCGACCTCTTGTGGTCTTGGTGTGCTCTTCATATCGAAACCCCGATCCTTCTTTGGGGGTATTTATCCTT from Paenibacillus sp. FSL R5-0341 harbors:
- a CDS encoding CsbD family protein, coding for MSNSTSDKIKAGVNKAKGEVKDQIGNATNNRSLQAEGKKDKAKGAVQDKIADVKKDH
- a CDS encoding NAD-dependent epimerase/dehydratase family protein, with the translated sequence MNIVITGASGFVGFNLSQYLAQKGHRITLLDRDDYCQRLVHVSPLHDMPFICCDLASDRIHLPPGTDYIIHLAAMPHVDYSYHQPGEVFRNNTLSTQAILQYATEHHVPVLLASSVEVYGGDWGRVYHESDAYAPVSPYSASKVACEMIAHSYAQCYQLPVKLFRLTNLYGPWQLPDRIIPRNFGRILDGLPLDIQGSAVRDFLYVDDALRAIEQIMLKGKDGQVYNISTGLGTTMQEIGEMLKPMDRSLAAVEIREQEPTQSRGSSLVVHSGRLRAELGWLPQTTLEKGLERTFRWYQEHPEWVRQFSREYHTTRETRSFIIDMARYAVPAV
- a CDS encoding cupin domain-containing protein; translated protein: MNERKQNIETLFLQENGVIPNHPTLPVLLYKNVWAEEALHAESLLNRNGWGNSWLNGVFNYHHYHSNAHEALAVVSGFVKLILGGENGQKVYLQTGDVVVLPAGTGHKRLEFSTDFRIAGAYPGGMSYNTRTGEEGELRKALQEIREVPIPDTDPVYGEDGPLMEIWNGKKS
- a CDS encoding DUF1835 domain-containing protein, producing MIENVFDFDKELYRMNEEELRSLLRMLYFSADMAVSHQTEEHSVDFAVSVQRIFEGLGEERNRKQAEQQMLDTQKPREIHIAIGESPLGSIKVAMGSVPGRLARRFYSMNDYYAIGPLGDLTDKIVLQRRHLWLLERLHLSEHGKYAIKGVDEMIQLKNVMSSIDEETRITIWYANNAHEKTGLLYAIHLLRNRKSPVYLIETSALYQELFHNPDIEYDVLRTGEIVSEKLLVMWNHCVNAEPVSSEERKQMEQEWNFLSKQPGHLRIMKDSKIHSVSEDGIDDFIMQKVRDLTLTRQSDEFIICARVVGEVLGYLEQTVGDAFIEYRIRQLVLQGRLEMEGIPHAMRSYGVRLASKERN
- a CDS encoding TVP38/TMEM64 family protein, with translation MTPAALDIMSYITEENIRFWLEKFRSLGPLPGILLTFMKSFVPPLPTLLIVGVNGAVYGLWAGFLYSWIGMVLGCTVTFLIVREIGKSAFVERWARKPRVQRSMVWIRRNAFGYVFLLSIFPVGPFVIINVAAGIARMRLLSFLLAVGCGKAIMIFSVTYIGSNVEQFLEHPVRWVGVLLFIAVSLWASRKLERHFTRSSSDGEELNDLNQPTGKSISS